In Magnolia sinica isolate HGM2019 chromosome 12, MsV1, whole genome shotgun sequence, a single genomic region encodes these proteins:
- the LOC131221259 gene encoding calcium-dependent protein kinase 19-like has product MGSCCCKPKVPQSPDQATDQSSYPQPLSPPLLTRSPKTVRLMPDNILGKPFKDVKSFYTIGKELGRGQFGITYLCTEKSTGLQYACKTISKRKLMNKNDKEGIKREVQIMEHLTGNTNIVKFKGAYEDKKSVNLVMELCSGEGIFDHIIAKRHYSEQASATICRQVVNVIDVCHSKGVMHRDIRPENFLLSSKDKGDLLKATDFGLSVFIEKGKLYSDMVGSAYYVAPEVKQGSYGKEIDIWSAGVILYILLSGVPPFWAETEKGIFDAILQGDIDFEAKPWPSISNSAKDLVRKMLTHDPRKRITSVQVLQHPWIREDGEASNKPIDGAVIARMKQFRAMNKFKKLAPKVVAENLSEEEIKGLKLTFTEMDSDKSGTITYEELKAGLAQLGSKLSEAQVKQLMSAADIDGNGTIDYNEFITATMRRHRLERDDSLYKAFQYFDKDKRGFITRDELQRAMNEYGMGDQSSIEEIISEVETDNDGRINYEEFYSMMRIGLQQPT; this is encoded by the exons ATGGGTTCCTGCTGCTGCAAGCCTAAGGTTCCCCAATCTCCTGACCAGGCCACCGATCAATCGTCCTACCCCCAGCCCCTATCCCCGCCTCTTTTAACCCGATCTCCCAAGACGGTTCGTCTCATGCCTGACAACATCCTTGGCAAACCATTCAAAGATGTGAAATCTTTCTACACAATTGGGAAAGAACTAGGTCGAGGGCAATTCGGCATAACTTACCTTTGTACTGAGAAATCTACAGGATTACAGTATGCCTGCAAAACAATATCAAAGCGGAAGCTCATGAACAAAAACGATAAGGAGGGCATCAAGAGGGAGGTTCAGATCATGGAGCATTTGACAGGCAATACGAACATTGTCAAATTTAAGGGGGCGTATGAAGATAAAAAGTCTGTGAATCTTGTGATGGAGCTGTGCTCTGGTGAGGGGATCTTTGATCACATCATTGCCAAGCGACATTACTCTGAGCAGGCCTCTGCCACCATCTGCAGGCAAGTCGTGAATGTCATTGATGTTTGCCATAGCAAGGGTGTGATGCATAGGGATATAAGGCCTGAGAATTTCTTGTTGTCAAGCAAGGACAAAGGGGATTTGCTGAAAGCTACAGATTTTGGGTTGTCAGTCTTCATTGAGAAAG GAAAATTGTACAGTGATATGGTAGGAAGCGCGTATTATGTTGCTCCTGAAGTAAAGCAGGGCAGTTACGGGAAGGAAATAGATATTTGGAGTGCAGGCGTTATTTTGTATATTCTTCTTAGTGGTGTTCCTCCTTTCTGGGCTG AAACGGAGAAGGGAATTTTCGACGCCATCTTGCAAGGGGATATCGACTTTGAAGCGAAGCCCTGGCCATCTATATCGAACAGTGCAAAAGATCTTGTTAGGAAGATGCTAACACACGATCCAAGGAAACGAATTACTTCAGTGCAGGTTCTTC AGCATCCATGGATTAGAGAAGATGGAGAAGCATCAAACAAACCAATTGATGGTGCAGTTATTGCTAGGATGAAGCAATTCAGGGCAATGAACAAGTTCAAGAAGCTTGCACCAAAG GTCGTTGCGGAGAATCTTTCAGAAGAAGAAATCAAAGGCTTGAAATTAACGTTCACAGAAATGGACAGCGACAAGAGCGGTACAATCACCTATGAAGAACTGAAGGCAGGGTTGGCACAACTGGGGTCTAAGCTCTCGGAGGCCCAAGTCAAGCAGCTCATGAGTGCT GCTGACATTGATGGAAATGGGACAATCGACTACAATGAATTCATTACTGCCACGATGCGTAGACATAGACTTGAAAGAGATGATAGTTTATACAAAGCCTTTCAGTATTTTGATAAAGATAAGAGGGG GTTTATCACCAGAGACGAATTACAACGGGCCATGAACGAGTATGGTATGGGTGATCAATCCAGTATTGAGGAAATAATATCAGAGGTGGAAACAGATAAT gatGGGAGGATCAATTATGAGGAATTTTATTCAATGATGAGGATTGGATTACAGCAACCAACATAA